In Vibrio sp. STUT-A11, a genomic segment contains:
- a CDS encoding urea amidolyase associated protein UAAP2, whose product MIVESKLEPQAAIRRDIVPAGDYYMKVVKAGQTFRILDLEGNQAADTLFYNANDPAERYSAIDTIREQGNVYLTAGTKIVSNHGNEMLQIVADTCGRHDTLGGACATESNTVRYAIDKKCMHACRDSWLLAVAENEEFGMSKRDITHNINFFMNVPITEAGGLTFEDGISAPGKYVELTAKMDVIVLISNCPQLNNPCNAYNPTPVEVLVWN is encoded by the coding sequence ATGATTGTTGAAAGTAAACTAGAACCTCAAGCTGCAATTCGCCGAGATATAGTGCCTGCTGGTGACTATTACATGAAAGTGGTTAAAGCAGGTCAGACATTCCGCATCCTCGATTTGGAAGGAAACCAGGCCGCCGACACTCTGTTTTATAACGCCAATGATCCAGCAGAACGTTACAGCGCTATCGATACCATTCGCGAGCAGGGTAATGTGTACCTGACTGCAGGCACTAAGATTGTATCAAACCATGGCAATGAAATGCTGCAAATTGTGGCGGATACCTGTGGCCGTCACGACACGTTAGGCGGTGCATGTGCGACCGAGAGTAATACCGTGCGCTATGCGATTGATAAGAAATGCATGCACGCTTGCCGTGATAGCTGGCTACTGGCGGTTGCTGAAAACGAAGAGTTCGGCATGAGCAAGCGCGATATCACGCACAACATTAACTTCTTTATGAATGTGCCAATTACCGAGGCAGGGGGGTTAACCTTCGAAGACGGTATCAGTGCGCCGGGCAAATATGTGGAACTCACAGCCAAAATGGATGTGATCGTCCTAATCTCAAACTGCCCTCAATTGAACAACCCATGTAATGCCTACAACCCAACGCCAGTTGAAGTGTTGGTGTGGAATTAA
- a CDS encoding urea amidolyase associated protein UAAP1 yields MMSSNTPIFTDTIPGAAHWSMVIPKGHVLQAKDLEGGANLSMLFYNPTNLLERYNAPDTLKGQHTFKLTAGHCLYSDMGRVFCSIVRDDTHWIDSVCGVANKQKIAEKWGERDYQKDRNQWKQNGYDALLVEVAKYGLGQRDLAANLNLFSRVKTDEYGNLQYVVDHSKAGDCIELRFEMDTLVVLTTCPHPMNPAEEYPFKPVEIALFEAEPVREDDACVTSREENGRGFENNRRYHVHSACCHK; encoded by the coding sequence ATGATGTCGTCTAACACACCTATTTTTACCGATACGATTCCAGGGGCCGCACACTGGTCAATGGTCATTCCAAAAGGACATGTATTACAAGCGAAGGACCTGGAAGGGGGCGCTAACCTAAGTATGCTGTTCTACAACCCGACCAACTTGCTGGAGCGCTATAACGCGCCTGACACACTGAAGGGCCAGCATACTTTTAAACTGACCGCCGGACATTGCCTTTATTCAGATATGGGACGCGTATTCTGTTCAATCGTGCGTGATGATACCCATTGGATTGATTCCGTCTGTGGCGTTGCCAACAAACAAAAAATCGCTGAAAAATGGGGCGAACGTGATTATCAGAAAGACAGAAACCAGTGGAAACAAAATGGTTACGATGCGCTGTTAGTTGAAGTGGCTAAATATGGTCTTGGTCAACGAGATCTTGCCGCCAATTTGAATTTATTCAGTCGTGTGAAAACTGACGAATATGGCAACCTACAGTACGTGGTTGATCACAGTAAAGCGGGCGATTGTATCGAACTGCGTTTTGAAATGGATACGCTGGTTGTTCTTACCACTTGTCCTCACCCAATGAACCCGGCAGAAGAATACCCATTCAAACCGGTTGAAATTGCCTTGTTTGAAGCTGAACCAGTCCGCGAAGATGACGCTTGTGTCACGTCCAGAGAAGAAAATGGCCGTGGTTTTGAAAACAACCGCCGTTACCACGTGCATTCAGCGTGCTGTCATAAGTAA
- a CDS encoding ABC transporter ATP-binding protein: MNTRKPIIEIKQVWKEYGDNIVLEKLNLDVYPGDFVSIVGASGCGKTTMLNMLLGTEKQTRGEILLDGQPLSTEPGIERGIVFQKYSVFPHLTSLKNVMLGMELESNSVLTSLTGRGFGANKKKAREEATAILKQVGLGHALDRYPHELSGGMRQRLSIAQALIKKPRILLLDEPFGALDPGIRKDMHSLIKSLCQEQQLTVFMITHDLSEGFYLGNRLWVFDHVRIDEQAPERFGAQVTFDIDLRKPEQAEVVNSLLEKKIA, translated from the coding sequence ATGAATACGAGAAAACCCATCATTGAGATTAAGCAAGTCTGGAAAGAATACGGCGATAACATCGTTTTAGAGAAACTGAATCTCGATGTCTATCCTGGTGATTTTGTCAGTATCGTTGGTGCTTCAGGTTGCGGAAAAACGACCATGCTCAACATGTTACTGGGTACAGAAAAGCAGACTCGTGGGGAGATTCTGCTTGATGGTCAGCCGTTATCGACAGAGCCCGGTATCGAACGAGGCATTGTCTTCCAGAAGTATTCCGTATTTCCTCACCTGACTTCACTCAAAAATGTCATGTTAGGCATGGAGTTAGAATCGAACAGTGTTCTGACCTCTTTAACCGGTCGTGGTTTTGGGGCGAACAAGAAAAAAGCCCGGGAAGAAGCAACGGCGATTCTCAAGCAAGTCGGCTTGGGACACGCTTTGGACAGATACCCTCATGAGCTTTCCGGTGGCATGAGACAACGCTTATCGATTGCTCAGGCCCTGATTAAAAAGCCGCGTATTTTGCTCCTTGATGAGCCGTTTGGCGCACTTGACCCGGGCATCCGAAAAGACATGCACAGCTTAATTAAGTCACTTTGTCAGGAGCAACAGCTCACCGTGTTTATGATCACTCATGACCTCAGTGAAGGCTTTTACTTAGGCAACCGATTGTGGGTGTTTGATCATGTAAGAATTGACGAACAGGCTCCGGAACGCTTTGGCGCGCAGGTTACTTTTGATATCGATTTGAGAAAACCAGAGCAAGCCGAAGTGGTTAACAGTTTATTAGAAAAGAAGATTGCATAG
- a CDS encoding ABC transporter permease — MTKLINRQPSRISKLMLGLLPFIILLFVYMTASDARLAVNPSDKLLPAFSSFADAIDRMAFTPSKRTGDYLLWTDTLASLQRLAIGVGASALFGLAIGVANGMLPVVRSSLSPLVTAISLIPPMAILPILFITFGLGEVSKVVLIFIGICPIIVRDLQLKSQSLPQEQLIKAQTLGANSWQIIVRVVLPQIFPRLIEAVRLTLGSAWLFLIAAEAIVATDGLGYRIFLVRRYLSMDVILPYVVWITILAFTMDWLLRKLSEKACPWYHEAQGE; from the coding sequence ATGACAAAACTCATCAACCGTCAACCTTCTCGCATTAGTAAGTTAATGTTGGGTTTACTGCCGTTCATCATATTACTGTTTGTTTATATGACAGCGTCTGATGCTCGCTTGGCGGTGAACCCATCCGATAAATTGTTACCCGCGTTCAGCAGTTTTGCCGATGCCATTGATCGTATGGCATTTACACCGAGCAAGCGTACTGGAGATTATCTGCTCTGGACTGACACGTTAGCCAGTCTGCAACGTTTAGCGATTGGGGTCGGTGCGAGCGCCTTGTTCGGTTTAGCTATCGGTGTAGCTAACGGGATGTTACCGGTTGTTCGTTCTTCGCTGTCTCCACTGGTTACTGCGATTTCTCTGATTCCACCAATGGCGATACTTCCCATTTTGTTTATTACTTTTGGCTTGGGTGAAGTTTCCAAAGTTGTGCTTATTTTTATTGGGATTTGCCCAATCATCGTCAGGGATCTTCAACTTAAATCTCAGTCACTGCCTCAGGAGCAGTTGATTAAAGCCCAGACACTTGGTGCTAACAGCTGGCAAATCATTGTTCGGGTAGTACTGCCACAGATATTCCCGCGTCTGATCGAAGCGGTTCGCCTGACATTGGGTAGTGCATGGCTGTTTTTGATTGCTGCCGAGGCGATTGTCGCGACTGATGGCCTGGGTTATCGCATCTTCCTTGTCCGTCGTTATTTGTCGATGGATGTCATTCTTCCATACGTGGTCTGGATAACCATTCTTGCTTTCACCATGGATTGGTTATTAAGAAAACTGTCTGAGAAGGCATGCCCTTGGTATCACGAAGCACAGGGAGAATAA
- a CDS encoding putative urea ABC transporter substrate-binding protein: MSLFSKRSLISIALSTSVLSAPFISTTALAEEKQDFTIAWSIYVGWMPWDYATYTGIIDKWAEKYGINIDVIQVNDYVESINQYTAGQFDATVMTNMDALTIPAASGVDSTAVIVGDFSDGNDGIVLKGDNKSLEDIKGQNVNLVELSVSHYLMARGLESVGLSERDVQVVNTSDADMVAAFSTDDVTTAVTWNPLLSEIKSQPNSTLVFDSSKIPGEIIDLMVANTATLQDNPALGKALTGAWYEIMSVMSGEDKAAADEAKTYMAKASGTDLAGYNDQLAATKMFFSAAEAVNFTKSEDLKSTMQKVAGFSFDHGLLGEGAPDASFIGVETPSGVYGNPSNIKLRFTAEYMQMAADGKL; the protein is encoded by the coding sequence ATGTCACTTTTCTCTAAACGCTCGCTTATCTCAATCGCTTTATCCACTAGTGTGCTTAGTGCACCTTTTATTTCCACGACTGCGCTCGCAGAAGAAAAGCAAGATTTCACTATCGCTTGGTCTATCTACGTTGGTTGGATGCCTTGGGATTACGCAACATACACCGGAATTATCGATAAATGGGCGGAAAAATATGGCATTAATATTGATGTCATTCAGGTGAACGACTACGTTGAATCGATAAACCAATACACTGCAGGCCAGTTTGATGCCACTGTAATGACCAATATGGATGCTCTGACGATCCCTGCGGCAAGTGGTGTGGATTCAACGGCCGTTATTGTCGGTGACTTCTCTGATGGCAACGACGGTATCGTGTTGAAAGGTGATAACAAGTCACTGGAAGACATCAAAGGGCAGAATGTCAATCTGGTTGAACTGAGTGTCTCTCACTACTTAATGGCGCGTGGTCTTGAAAGCGTTGGCCTTAGTGAGCGCGATGTTCAAGTCGTTAATACCTCCGATGCTGATATGGTTGCAGCGTTCAGCACCGATGATGTGACAACAGCTGTCACCTGGAACCCTCTTCTCAGCGAAATCAAATCTCAACCCAACAGCACGCTTGTTTTTGACTCATCGAAAATCCCGGGCGAAATCATTGACCTGATGGTCGCAAATACAGCAACACTGCAAGACAACCCAGCTCTGGGCAAAGCGTTAACCGGTGCATGGTATGAAATTATGTCGGTCATGTCTGGTGAAGACAAAGCCGCTGCTGATGAAGCAAAAACCTACATGGCGAAAGCGTCTGGTACCGATTTAGCGGGTTATAACGACCAACTGGCGGCAACTAAGATGTTCTTCTCTGCAGCAGAGGCGGTTAACTTTACCAAGAGTGAAGATCTGAAGTCGACGATGCAGAAGGTTGCTGGTTTCTCATTCGATCATGGTCTTCTGGGTGAAGGCGCACCAGATGCGAGCTTTATTGGAGTCGAAACACCGTCTGGTGTCTATGGTAACCCAAGCAATATCAAACTGCGTTTCACTGCTGAATACATGCAAATGGCAGCAGACGGTAAATTGTAA
- a CDS encoding glycoside hydrolase family 1 protein, which yields MSFRFPDEFLWGGATAANQIEGAYNADGKGLSTSDIQPFGSFGELKHRQDGDFNIKDIAIDFYHRYPQDIALFSELGFTCFRLSIAWSRIFPKGDELEPNELGLAYYDKIFDELEKHGITPVVTLSHYEMPLHLAEAYNGWTSRELIEFFERYATAVFSRFGHRVKYWLTFNEINATLHESFTGAGIPRGSDAQALYQGIHHQLVASAKAVKVCHKLLPDAKIGNMMLGAIQYALTSHPDDVFEAMQQNREWLFFGDVQSRGYYPGYMMRKFKEMGVVLNITDEDKEALKETVDFISFSYYMTGCVSVQNENLEMTDQEAFKMGSNPYLESTDWGWQIDPKGLRIVLNLLYDRYQKPLFIVENGLGAADTVNENGEIEDDYRIQYLNDHLYQVGEALQDGVEIMGYTCWGPIDLVSASTAQMSKRYGLIYVDRDNDGQGTLSRLKKKSFYWYQNVIQTNGEALTPPKA from the coding sequence ATGTCTTTTCGTTTTCCCGATGAATTTCTGTGGGGTGGGGCAACGGCCGCAAACCAAATTGAAGGTGCGTATAATGCCGACGGTAAGGGACTGTCGACATCTGATATACAACCCTTTGGCTCGTTCGGGGAGTTAAAGCATCGACAGGACGGAGACTTTAATATCAAAGACATAGCGATCGATTTTTATCATCGTTATCCGCAAGATATTGCACTATTCTCTGAGCTTGGATTTACCTGTTTTCGCCTTTCGATTGCCTGGAGCCGAATCTTTCCCAAGGGTGATGAATTAGAGCCTAATGAGTTGGGGCTGGCTTATTACGACAAAATTTTTGATGAACTCGAAAAGCACGGCATTACACCGGTCGTCACATTATCTCACTATGAAATGCCTCTGCATTTAGCTGAGGCATATAACGGCTGGACAAGCAGAGAGCTGATTGAGTTCTTTGAACGTTACGCTACTGCGGTATTCTCCCGATTTGGCCATCGAGTTAAGTACTGGCTGACATTCAATGAAATCAATGCCACTTTACATGAGTCGTTCACGGGGGCCGGAATTCCACGCGGCAGTGATGCTCAGGCACTTTACCAAGGAATACATCACCAGTTGGTTGCCAGTGCAAAAGCAGTCAAAGTCTGTCATAAGCTGCTGCCAGATGCCAAGATCGGTAATATGATGTTAGGCGCAATTCAATATGCATTAACCAGCCATCCGGATGATGTGTTTGAAGCAATGCAACAGAACCGCGAATGGCTATTTTTCGGAGACGTACAAAGCCGTGGTTACTACCCGGGATATATGATGCGCAAATTCAAAGAAATGGGCGTTGTTCTTAATATTACGGATGAAGATAAAGAAGCGTTAAAAGAAACGGTCGATTTTATCTCATTCAGCTATTACATGACCGGTTGTGTCAGTGTTCAGAACGAAAACTTAGAGATGACCGATCAGGAAGCTTTCAAAATGGGAAGCAATCCATATCTGGAGTCCACGGACTGGGGATGGCAAATCGACCCTAAAGGGTTGCGTATTGTTTTGAACTTACTTTATGACCGATACCAAAAGCCATTGTTCATCGTAGAAAACGGTCTTGGTGCGGCAGATACCGTCAATGAAAATGGAGAAATTGAAGATGATTACCGAATTCAGTATCTCAATGACCATTTATATCAGGTTGGTGAAGCGCTTCAGGATGGGGTCGAAATCATGGGTTACACCTGCTGGGGACCGATTGATTTAGTCAGTGCTTCAACCGCACAGATGTCAAAACGCTACGGCCTGATTTATGTCGACCGTGATAACGACGGTCAAGGCACGTTAAGTCGTTTAAAGAAAAAGAGTTTTTACTGGTATCAAAATGTGATTCAAACCAATGGTGAAGCGCTGACTCCACCAAAAGCATAA
- a CDS encoding LysR substrate-binding domain-containing protein: MENKQHVVSNLYTFNVAAKCLSFTNAAEELHLTQGAVSQRIKQLEQQLGFKLFVRLTRKLELTEEGKRLYETVNSSFATIFSDIDDIRFNELTGELYIGVAPTFAQSWLLPKLANFQARYPNLNLKIRVKASHLDFHHEPVDLAIYYSREPQPDMHNEVLFEEYLTPVCTPLYAEKHKITEQMSSLANANLIHCTESIDSANYDFEWQYWLKKQAQQITLNPNYYVFNHGEMAVSAVKNHMGIGMGRVALIQPYLDSGELIAPFGVIPADMKYLLICPKGMEQRPRFKAFTSWLRSQLVEDH, translated from the coding sequence ATGGAAAACAAACAGCACGTCGTCTCAAACCTGTATACCTTTAACGTTGCCGCAAAGTGTCTAAGCTTTACCAACGCAGCCGAAGAACTGCATTTAACTCAGGGAGCGGTAAGTCAGAGAATTAAACAACTGGAGCAGCAGTTAGGCTTTAAGCTATTTGTCCGGCTGACCAGAAAACTGGAACTGACGGAGGAAGGGAAACGACTATACGAAACAGTGAATAGTTCTTTTGCTACCATCTTTTCCGACATCGATGATATTCGCTTTAATGAGCTCACCGGAGAGCTATACATCGGGGTCGCACCGACGTTTGCCCAGTCATGGCTGTTGCCTAAGCTGGCAAATTTTCAGGCTCGCTACCCTAATCTGAACTTAAAAATCAGGGTAAAAGCCAGTCACCTCGACTTTCATCACGAGCCAGTGGATTTGGCTATTTACTACAGCCGCGAACCGCAACCTGATATGCATAATGAAGTGTTGTTTGAAGAGTACCTTACTCCTGTTTGCACGCCGCTATATGCAGAAAAACATAAGATTACTGAGCAAATGAGTAGCTTAGCCAACGCCAATTTAATCCACTGTACAGAATCTATTGATTCAGCCAACTACGATTTTGAATGGCAATATTGGCTCAAGAAACAAGCACAGCAGATTACCCTAAACCCCAACTACTATGTCTTTAACCATGGGGAGATGGCCGTATCCGCAGTAAAGAATCATATGGGTATAGGCATGGGACGTGTCGCGCTCATTCAGCCTTATCTGGATAGCGGTGAACTGATTGCACCGTTTGGTGTTATTCCAGCCGACATGAAATACTTACTTATTTGCCCGAAAGGCATGGAGCAACGACCTAGGTTCAAAGCTTTTACGTCATGGTTACGCAGTCAGTTAGTTGAAGATCATTAA
- a CDS encoding DNA base-flipping protein: MDQFLAQIFAVIHQIPSGKVSTYGEIAKMAGYPGYARHVGKALGSLPEGSKLPWFRVINSQGKISLKGRDLDRQKAKLEAEGIEVSEIGKVSLRKYKWQP, encoded by the coding sequence ATGGACCAATTCTTAGCGCAAATCTTTGCTGTGATTCACCAAATTCCATCTGGGAAAGTCTCGACTTACGGGGAGATCGCAAAAATGGCAGGTTATCCCGGCTACGCTCGGCATGTTGGTAAAGCATTAGGTAGCTTACCGGAAGGCAGCAAGCTGCCATGGTTTAGAGTCATCAACAGCCAAGGCAAGATTTCATTAAAAGGTCGGGATCTGGATAGGCAAAAAGCCAAGCTTGAGGCAGAAGGGATAGAAGTGTCTGAAATTGGAAAAGTATCGCTCAGAAAATACAAATGGCAGCCCTAA
- a CDS encoding YbaY family lipoprotein, translating into MKKTLLLVASLFFGAALVGCQTSQTTEVDSAEVSMKTITGTVAYRERIALPPNAVVTVSLEDVSLADAPSKVLAKQSFETEGKQVPFAFELSYDSNEIQAKHTYSIRARIDVGGKLRFISDTRHAVITDEAQTHQLDIRLVGVR; encoded by the coding sequence ATGAAAAAAACACTATTGCTTGTTGCATCTTTATTTTTTGGTGCTGCTCTTGTGGGCTGCCAAACTTCTCAAACAACAGAAGTGGATTCTGCTGAGGTGTCAATGAAGACCATTACAGGTACAGTGGCTTACCGCGAACGTATTGCTTTACCGCCAAATGCGGTGGTCACCGTCTCACTTGAAGATGTGTCGCTTGCGGATGCGCCGTCAAAAGTACTTGCGAAGCAATCATTTGAAACAGAAGGTAAACAGGTTCCTTTTGCGTTTGAACTTAGCTACGACAGCAACGAAATTCAGGCCAAGCATACTTACAGTATCCGTGCACGAATTGATGTCGGTGGTAAGTTGCGTTTCATCAGTGACACTCGTCATGCAGTTATTACTGATGAAGCACAAACTCACCAGCTAGATATCAGACTGGTAGGCGTTCGCTAA
- the tesB gene encoding acyl-CoA thioesterase II, whose amino-acid sequence MSKPLRELLSLLQLEQLEEGLFRGQSENLGLPQVYGGQVIGQALSAARYTVEETRTVHSFHSYFLYPGDSEKPIIYDVENLRDGRSFSTRRVKAIQNGRPIFYLTASYHGDQPGFDHQKTMPDIPGPENFPSESELASHIAEYLPERLRKTFCGEKPIETRPVTVINPLKPTKAEPKQYLWIRANGEMPDNQLIHQYLLAYASDWGFLVTALHPHGVSLMTPNFQVATIDHSIWFHRPFKMDEWLLFAIESPTASHTRGLVRGEIYNQQGHLVATAVQEGVMRYTK is encoded by the coding sequence ATGAGTAAACCACTAAGAGAGTTGCTCAGCCTGCTACAACTCGAACAATTAGAAGAAGGCTTATTCCGCGGACAAAGCGAGAACTTAGGTTTACCTCAAGTGTATGGCGGTCAGGTGATTGGACAGGCACTTTCTGCCGCCCGATACACCGTCGAAGAGACTCGCACTGTACACTCGTTTCACAGCTACTTTCTCTATCCGGGCGATTCTGAAAAACCGATTATTTACGACGTGGAAAACCTGCGCGATGGACGCAGTTTTAGTACCCGCCGAGTTAAAGCGATTCAAAATGGCCGCCCTATTTTCTACCTAACGGCTTCCTATCACGGCGATCAACCTGGATTCGATCATCAGAAAACCATGCCTGACATTCCGGGGCCAGAAAACTTTCCTTCCGAGAGCGAGCTGGCGAGCCACATTGCGGAATATCTGCCTGAACGGCTGCGCAAAACGTTTTGTGGTGAAAAACCGATTGAGACACGGCCAGTTACGGTGATCAATCCGCTAAAGCCTACCAAAGCCGAGCCTAAACAATACCTTTGGATTCGCGCTAATGGCGAAATGCCGGACAACCAGTTGATCCACCAGTATTTATTAGCGTACGCGTCGGATTGGGGCTTCCTGGTCACCGCATTGCACCCGCATGGTGTTTCTTTGATGACACCAAACTTCCAAGTGGCAACCATCGACCATTCCATCTGGTTCCATCGTCCGTTTAAGATGGATGAATGGTTGCTGTTTGCAATAGAAAGCCCGACAGCGAGCCATACACGTGGGCTCGTTCGTGGTGAGATCTACAACCAACAAGGTCACCTGGTCGCAACAGCGGTTCAAGAAGGCGTGATGCGTTACACGAAATAG
- a CDS encoding Lrp/AsnC family transcriptional regulator encodes MENNLDKIDKTLLALLQTDGTLSLNELAERVNLTTTPCWKRLKKLEDDGFIEKRVALLSAEKLDLSFIAFVQLKTIDHSEEWYHHFVTTVSDFPEVMEFYRMAGEYDYMMKVLVKDMKCFDKFYKRLVNSVKGLSNVTSTFAMESIKYTTELPIGRV; translated from the coding sequence ATGGAAAATAATTTAGATAAGATTGACAAGACGCTACTTGCTTTACTCCAGACCGACGGAACACTGTCTTTAAACGAGTTGGCTGAGCGGGTTAACCTCACCACAACGCCATGTTGGAAGCGCCTAAAGAAACTGGAGGACGATGGGTTCATTGAAAAGCGAGTTGCTCTGTTAAGTGCGGAAAAACTGGATCTGTCGTTCATTGCGTTTGTACAACTTAAGACGATTGATCACTCTGAAGAGTGGTATCACCATTTTGTCACTACGGTGAGTGATTTCCCTGAAGTCATGGAATTCTATCGAATGGCGGGCGAGTACGATTACATGATGAAAGTGCTGGTCAAAGACATGAAGTGCTTTGATAAGTTTTATAAGCGTTTAGTGAATAGTGTGAAAGGGCTGTCTAATGTGACTTCCACGTTTGCCATGGAGTCGATCAAGTACACGACTGAATTGCCTATTGGCCGTGTTTAG
- a CDS encoding PLP-dependent cysteine synthase family protein, translating into MCTDHQWINNAVRKIEADFQRSADTHLFKLDLPSLDGIDIYLKDESTHPTGSLKHRLARSLFLYAICNGWIGPETTVIEASSGSTAVSEAYFARLLGLPFIAVMPKSTARKKIEQIEFYGGRAHLVERSDQIYDESRRLAKELNGHYMDQFTYAERATDWRGNNNIANAIFSQMKLEDHPIPTWVVMSPGTGGTSATIGRFIRYQKYETKLCVADPENSVFYDAFQSGNSDLKCESGSKIEGIGRPRVEPSFIAGVVDEMRKIPDMASVATAHWVSQLIGRKVGASTGTNLYAVLQLACEMKLRGETGSIVTLLCDSGDRYLDTYFDMEWVKTNIGDIQPYLTQLEIIQAKGCVEPACCEPVFA; encoded by the coding sequence ATGTGTACTGACCACCAGTGGATCAATAATGCAGTACGTAAAATTGAAGCGGATTTTCAACGCTCTGCAGATACTCACCTTTTTAAACTCGACCTTCCTTCTCTTGATGGTATCGATATCTATTTAAAAGATGAGAGCACCCACCCTACTGGATCATTAAAACACCGTTTAGCGCGTTCTCTTTTCCTCTATGCGATTTGCAATGGCTGGATTGGCCCTGAGACTACCGTCATCGAAGCCTCGTCAGGAAGCACTGCTGTGTCTGAAGCCTACTTCGCGCGTCTGCTTGGCCTGCCATTTATTGCCGTTATGCCAAAAAGTACGGCCCGAAAAAAAATAGAACAAATCGAGTTTTATGGTGGTAGAGCCCATTTAGTCGAACGCTCAGATCAAATTTATGATGAGTCTCGACGCCTAGCAAAAGAGTTAAACGGGCACTACATGGATCAGTTCACCTATGCGGAACGTGCAACTGACTGGCGTGGGAACAATAACATTGCAAACGCTATCTTTAGCCAAATGAAGTTAGAAGACCATCCCATTCCAACTTGGGTGGTAATGAGTCCGGGGACGGGTGGCACATCGGCAACCATAGGTCGATTTATCCGTTACCAAAAATATGAGACGAAATTGTGTGTTGCTGACCCTGAAAATTCGGTGTTCTATGACGCTTTCCAATCCGGAAATTCGGATTTGAAGTGCGAGAGCGGAAGCAAAATTGAAGGCATTGGTCGCCCTCGGGTAGAGCCTAGCTTTATTGCTGGCGTGGTCGATGAAATGCGCAAAATACCAGATATGGCAAGCGTAGCTACCGCCCATTGGGTATCTCAGCTGATAGGCCGAAAAGTGGGCGCTTCTACAGGAACCAACCTGTATGCGGTGCTTCAGCTCGCTTGTGAAATGAAACTGCGCGGTGAAACTGGCTCTATCGTGACCCTGCTGTGTGATTCTGGTGACCGCTACTTGGACACTTACTTCGATATGGAATGGGTTAAGACAAACATCGGCGATATTCAGCCTTATCTAACCCAGCTCGAAATTATTCAGGCGAAAGGCTGTGTAGAGCCTGCTTGCTGTGAGCCAGTTTTCGCCTAG
- a CDS encoding DUF1244 domain-containing protein, producing MAEFKYKNLTQEEQDKLDAATFRRLLAHLDANKDVQNIDLMILAGFCRNCFSKWYTAEAEKLGVDLDIDDARERVYGMTYDEWKQNHQPAATPEQLAAFEARQKK from the coding sequence GTGGCTGAATTTAAATACAAAAATCTTACACAAGAAGAACAAGATAAACTTGATGCAGCGACATTCCGTCGTCTTTTAGCCCACCTGGATGCAAATAAAGACGTACAGAATATTGACCTAATGATCCTAGCGGGTTTCTGCCGTAACTGCTTTAGTAAGTGGTACACCGCAGAGGCCGAAAAACTGGGTGTCGACTTAGACATCGATGATGCTCGTGAGCGTGTTTACGGTATGACTTACGATGAGTGGAAGCAAAACCACCAACCAGCAGCGACACCTGAGCAGTTAGCGGCTTTTGAAGCACGTCAGAAAAAATAG